In Sphingomonas sp. SUN019, one genomic interval encodes:
- a CDS encoding L,D-transpeptidase family protein — translation MAPRFRIPAMAMAGFLAAWGTLATAATVLSGGRRVLASQAVPPLKSDQSTPAAPATDPAAYAVKSILPIDGPLKMGDAHWDESAAPGKGTIVITVDLAAQVLSVFRDGHEIGAAAILFGADAKPTPLGVYPITQKDADHVSNIYHAPMPYMLRLTNDGISIHASEVEDGYMTHGCIGVPKPFAKKLFAAVKLGDKVIVTRGEKLDVGKPITAA, via the coding sequence ATGGCACCGCGATTCCGCATTCCCGCGATGGCGATGGCCGGGTTTCTCGCCGCATGGGGGACGCTCGCCACGGCCGCGACGGTTCTTTCGGGCGGGCGGCGGGTGCTGGCCAGTCAGGCCGTTCCGCCCCTCAAGTCTGATCAATCGACACCAGCCGCGCCTGCAACCGATCCAGCGGCCTATGCGGTCAAGAGCATCCTGCCGATCGACGGCCCGCTGAAGATGGGCGACGCGCATTGGGATGAGAGCGCCGCGCCGGGCAAGGGCACGATCGTCATCACGGTCGACCTCGCCGCGCAGGTGCTGAGCGTGTTCCGCGACGGGCATGAGATCGGTGCGGCGGCGATCCTGTTCGGGGCGGATGCGAAGCCGACCCCGCTGGGCGTTTATCCGATCACGCAGAAGGACGCTGATCACGTCTCCAACATCTATCACGCGCCGATGCCGTACATGCTGCGGCTGACCAACGACGGCATCTCGATCCATGCGAGCGAGGTGGAGGACGGGTATATGACGCACGGCTGCATCGGCGTGCCGAAGCCGTTCGCGAAGAAACTTTTCGCCGCGGTCAAGCTGGGCGACAAGGTGATCGTGACGCGCGGCGAGAAGCTGGACGTCGGAAAGCCGATCACCGCGGCGTGA
- a CDS encoding M20/M25/M40 family metallo-hydrolase, whose amino-acid sequence MRLLSLAALILATPAVAKLTPPESRMQSTVTAEAPRHEALLEKLVTQNSGSLNIAGVTKVGDMMRAELEPLGFTVEWIDMKATGRAGHIVATHEGNGRGKRVLLIGHLDTVFEPDSPFTGFKREGTRAIGPGVGDDKGGLVVIVATLRAMQAAGTLKAADIKVMLTGDEEKTGTPQDVARRDLVAAGKWADVALEYENVATEGGKDFGTTARRSSNSWEIVASGKTGHSSGIFGETLGYGAIYELARIIDDFRRELPEPNLTYNVGVIAGGTPAALDEAGVNATVTGKTNIVAARAVARGDLRGLTPEQDAGAKAKMAAIVAKHLPSTDARLAFFDGYPSMPPTAANRALLAKLNVANRDLGLPEMSEYDPAKRGAADSSFVAADADTMGGMGASGGGAHAEGEWVDLTSLPRQALRSAVLISRLSKELRPR is encoded by the coding sequence ATGCGCCTCCTCTCCCTCGCCGCCCTCATTCTCGCCACCCCCGCCGTCGCGAAACTCACCCCACCCGAATCCCGCATGCAGTCGACCGTCACCGCCGAAGCCCCCCGCCACGAAGCCCTCCTCGAGAAACTCGTCACCCAGAACAGCGGTTCGCTGAACATCGCGGGCGTCACGAAGGTCGGCGACATGATGCGCGCCGAGCTCGAACCGCTCGGCTTCACGGTCGAATGGATCGACATGAAGGCGACCGGCCGCGCGGGGCATATCGTCGCGACGCATGAAGGGAACGGGCGCGGCAAACGCGTGCTGCTGATCGGCCACCTCGACACCGTGTTCGAGCCCGACAGCCCGTTCACCGGCTTCAAGCGCGAGGGCACGCGCGCCATCGGCCCCGGCGTGGGGGACGACAAGGGCGGGCTAGTGGTGATCGTCGCCACCCTGCGCGCCATGCAAGCGGCTGGGACGCTCAAGGCCGCCGACATCAAGGTCATGCTGACCGGCGACGAGGAGAAGACCGGCACGCCGCAGGATGTGGCGCGGCGCGATCTGGTCGCGGCGGGCAAATGGGCCGACGTCGCGCTGGAATATGAGAATGTCGCGACCGAAGGCGGCAAGGATTTCGGCACGACCGCACGGCGCAGTTCCAACAGCTGGGAGATCGTCGCGAGCGGCAAGACCGGCCATTCGAGCGGCATCTTCGGCGAGACGCTTGGTTACGGCGCAATCTACGAACTCGCCCGCATCATCGACGATTTCCGCCGCGAGTTGCCCGAGCCGAATCTGACCTACAATGTCGGGGTGATCGCGGGCGGCACACCGGCGGCGCTGGACGAGGCGGGCGTCAATGCGACTGTGACCGGCAAGACCAACATCGTCGCGGCGCGGGCGGTGGCGCGCGGCGACCTGCGCGGGCTTACACCGGAGCAGGATGCGGGCGCGAAGGCGAAGATGGCGGCGATCGTCGCGAAGCATCTGCCCAGCACCGATGCCAGACTCGCGTTCTTCGACGGTTATCCCTCGATGCCGCCGACCGCCGCGAACCGCGCGTTGCTCGCCAAGCTGAACGTCGCGAACCGCGATCTCGGGCTGCCTGAAATGAGCGAATACGATCCGGCGAAGCGCGGGGCTGCGGATTCCAGCTTCGTCGCGGCCGACGCCGATACGATGGGCGGGATGGGGGCGAGCGGCGGGGGTGCGCATGCGGAGGGCGAGTGGGTCGACCTGACCAGCCTGCCGCGGCAGGCGTTGCGCAGCGCGGTGCTGATCAGCCGCCTGTCCAAGGAACTGCGCCCGCGCTGA
- a CDS encoding homocysteine S-methyltransferase family protein, whose product MSNAGLPQLYHPFLTDAGLETDILFNRGIDLPHFASVVLLRTEDGRRALEDYFTGFLKLAERMLIGVILESATWRASPDWAGPLGLTDPELDRLNHEAVQMLVRLRDTWRSAVPHIVVSGCIGPRGDGYDPGRIMRVDEAELYHRHQAGVLVAAGANMLSGITMTNVPEAIGLTRAAQELGSPVAISFTVETDGALPTGDRLADAVKAVDDATAAYPAYYMINCAHPTHFASVLEPDMAWTARIRGVRANASRCSHAELDAMTELDIGDPAELAAQYGDLCRRVPTITILGGCCGTDLRHVTAIAEACLGPAVTNE is encoded by the coding sequence ATGAGCAATGCAGGACTTCCCCAACTCTATCACCCGTTCCTGACCGATGCGGGTCTTGAGACGGACATATTGTTCAACAGGGGCATCGACCTGCCGCATTTCGCGTCGGTGGTGTTGCTCAGGACCGAGGATGGTCGGCGGGCGCTGGAGGATTATTTTACCGGATTCCTGAAGCTGGCCGAGCGGATGCTTATCGGGGTGATCCTCGAAAGTGCGACCTGGCGGGCCAGCCCCGATTGGGCCGGGCCGCTTGGCCTTACCGACCCTGAACTCGACCGGCTAAATCATGAAGCCGTGCAGATGCTCGTCCGGCTGCGCGATACCTGGCGCTCGGCGGTGCCGCACATCGTGGTGAGCGGCTGCATCGGACCGCGCGGTGACGGATACGATCCTGGCCGGATCATGCGTGTCGACGAGGCTGAGCTTTATCATCGGCATCAGGCAGGCGTACTGGTCGCCGCGGGTGCGAATATGCTGTCAGGTATCACGATGACCAACGTGCCCGAAGCGATCGGTCTTACCCGCGCGGCACAGGAATTGGGATCGCCGGTCGCGATCAGTTTCACGGTCGAAACCGATGGCGCGCTGCCCACCGGCGACAGGTTGGCCGATGCGGTGAAGGCCGTCGATGACGCGACTGCGGCCTATCCCGCTTATTACATGATCAATTGCGCGCATCCGACGCATTTCGCATCGGTGCTGGAGCCCGACATGGCATGGACGGCCCGCATCCGCGGCGTGCGCGCCAATGCGTCGCGGTGCAGCCATGCCGAACTCGATGCGATGACCGAACTCGATATCGGCGACCCCGCGGAACTGGCGGCGCAATATGGCGACCTCTGCCGCCGCGTTCCGACGATCACGATATTGGGCGGCTGCTGTGGGACCGACCTGCGCCACGTCACCGCGATCGCCGAAGCCTGCCTTGGCCCCGCCGTGACAAATGAGTGA
- the metF gene encoding methylenetetrahydrofolate reductase [NAD(P)H], producing MSFSINQLEEARRALDAPLYADVAGDIAVSFEFFPPKTEKMEATLWDSVATLSPLGPRFVSVTYGAGGSTRERTHATVARIARETDIPAAAHLTCVEATREEIDQVAQEYWAAGVRHIVALRGDPPVAGARYQAHPGGYENAAALVAGLKRLHPFEISVSAYPECHPDSANAAADLDNLKRKLDAGASRAITQFFHQPDTFFRYRDQVAAAGIDAEIVPGIMPVTNFAAVKRMSAMCGTAVPDWMERLFAGLEDHAEARQLVAATLAAELCRKLYAGGVKTFHFYTLNRAELSFAICHMLGVRAKAAAQAEAA from the coding sequence ATGAGCTTCTCGATCAATCAGCTCGAAGAGGCGCGCCGCGCGCTCGACGCGCCGCTCTACGCCGACGTGGCGGGCGACATCGCGGTCAGCTTCGAATTCTTTCCGCCCAAGACCGAGAAGATGGAGGCGACGCTGTGGGATTCGGTCGCGACGCTCAGCCCGCTCGGGCCGCGCTTCGTGTCGGTCACGTACGGCGCGGGCGGATCGACCCGCGAGCGCACCCACGCGACGGTGGCGCGGATCGCCCGCGAAACCGATATCCCCGCCGCCGCGCATCTGACCTGTGTCGAGGCGACGCGCGAAGAAATCGATCAAGTCGCGCAGGAATATTGGGCCGCGGGCGTGCGGCACATCGTCGCGCTGCGCGGCGATCCGCCGGTCGCGGGCGCGCGCTATCAGGCGCACCCCGGCGGCTATGAAAACGCCGCGGCACTGGTCGCGGGGCTGAAGCGGCTGCATCCGTTCGAGATTTCGGTCTCGGCCTATCCCGAATGCCATCCCGATTCGGCCAATGCCGCGGCCGATCTCGACAATCTGAAGCGTAAACTGGATGCAGGCGCGAGCCGCGCGATCACGCAATTCTTCCATCAGCCCGACACGTTCTTCCGCTACCGCGATCAGGTCGCGGCCGCGGGGATCGACGCCGAAATCGTGCCGGGGATCATGCCCGTGACGAACTTCGCCGCGGTGAAACGGATGAGCGCGATGTGCGGCACCGCCGTGCCCGACTGGATGGAGCGGCTGTTCGCCGGACTCGAGGATCATGCCGAGGCGCGCCAACTGGTCGCCGCGACGCTGGCCGCCGAACTGTGCCGGAAACTGTACGCCGGCGGCGTGAAGACCTTCCACTTCTACACCCTCAACCGCGCCGAACTGAGCTTCGCGATCTGCCACATGCTCGGCGTTCGGGCGAAGGCTGCGGCACAGGCTGAAGCTGCTTGA
- a CDS encoding metalloregulator ArsR/SmtB family transcription factor translates to MTVALDIFRALADSSRLRILRLLRSMELSVGELAQVLGQSQPRVSRHVKILCDAGLAERRKEGSWVFVALGAEALVAPVADALDRWDVAAPDREAGTDAARLAAVRADRAASAAQWFEAKATEWDAIRSLHIAESEVEAAMSDVLGSAPLGRLIDIGTGTGRMIELFAPHAQTALGIDRSSEMLRLARAKIGERGLDNAELRQADLYALPMADGDADVAIIHHVLHFAQQPGAAIVEAARVLRPGGRLLIADFAAHDREELRTRDAHARLGFSDAQIEGWFAAAGLTCARTETLEGGELTVKLWLGRKIGAALHEVKAA, encoded by the coding sequence ATGACCGTCGCCCTCGACATCTTTCGTGCACTCGCCGATTCCTCGCGGCTCCGGATCCTGCGCTTGCTGCGCTCGATGGAGCTGTCGGTCGGCGAACTCGCGCAGGTGCTGGGGCAGAGCCAGCCGCGCGTGTCGCGGCATGTGAAGATCCTGTGCGACGCGGGACTTGCCGAACGCCGCAAGGAAGGCAGCTGGGTGTTCGTGGCGCTGGGCGCGGAGGCGCTGGTCGCGCCCGTCGCCGATGCGCTCGATCGCTGGGATGTGGCCGCGCCCGATCGCGAAGCAGGGACGGACGCGGCGCGGCTGGCCGCGGTGCGCGCCGATCGCGCGGCGTCGGCGGCGCAGTGGTTCGAGGCGAAGGCCACCGAATGGGACGCGATCCGCTCGCTCCACATCGCCGAAAGCGAGGTCGAGGCGGCGATGAGCGATGTGCTCGGGAGCGCGCCGCTCGGCCGGCTGATCGACATCGGCACCGGCACCGGCCGCATGATCGAATTGTTCGCGCCGCACGCGCAGACCGCGCTAGGGATCGATCGCTCGTCCGAAATGCTGCGTCTGGCGCGTGCGAAAATCGGCGAGCGCGGGCTCGACAATGCCGAGTTGCGGCAGGCCGATCTGTATGCGCTGCCGATGGCGGACGGTGATGCCGACGTGGCGATCATCCACCACGTGCTGCATTTCGCGCAGCAACCCGGCGCGGCGATCGTCGAGGCGGCGCGCGTCCTGCGGCCCGGCGGGCGACTGTTGATCGCCGATTTCGCAGCCCACGACCGCGAGGAACTCCGCACGCGCGATGCGCACGCGCGGCTGGGGTTCTCGGACGCGCAGATCGAGGGCTGGTTCGCCGCCGCCGGGCTGACGTGCGCGCGCACCGAGACGCTGGAGGGCGGCGAACTGACCGTGAAATTGTGGCTCGGCCGGAAAATCGGCGCGGCCCTGCATGAGGTGAAGGCGGCATGA
- the metH gene encoding methionine synthase, producing MTQSSTSFVNIGERTNVTGSAAFKKLIMAGDYTRAVEVARQQVENGAQVVDVNMDEGLLDSEEAMVTFLKLIAAEPDIARVPFMIDSSKWSVIEAGLKCVSGKPIVNSISMKEGEDAFLHHARLCMAYGAAVVVMAFDEVGQADTRERKVEICARAYDLLTGIGFPPEDIIFDPNIFAVATGIEEHNNYAVDFIEACKDIKARLPHVHISGGLSNLSFSFRGNEPVRKAMHSVFLYHAIPAGLDMAIVNAGQLDVYDTIDPELRIACEDVVLNRDPEAGDRLVALAEEYRGTDAVAEKAAAEWRSLDVGKRLEYALVKGIDAHVVEDTEECRLLYARPIEVIEGPLMDGMNVVGDLFGSGKMFLPQVVKSARVMKKAVAHLLPFIEASKEPGAKGKGKIVMATVKGDVHDIGKNIVGVVLQCNGFDVVDLGVMVPWSKILEAANENDADMIGLSGLITPSLDEMVTVAEEMKRAGMTMPLLIGGATTSKVHTALRISPAYDGPIVHVLDASRAVGVATTLVSDTGRDAYVAGIADDYEKVRVARANKGQNDLLPLAKARANPFVADMALKPPAPLKPGVHVFRDWDLSDLRELIDWTPFFRAWELAGNYPAILDDAVVGESATSLFADATAMLDRIVAEKWLTARGVAGLWSCARHDDDVIVDLQGDFNAEELRGLDHLNLVEGTDVIRLPFLRQQIAKREGRANMCLADFVDPKGDWIGGFAVSIHGIEPHLARFKAGIDDYSDILLKALADRLAEAFAERLHQHVRQELWGYAPDEQLTNEALIREQYRGIRPAPGYPACPEHSLKTQLFEMLDAHHATGATLTESFAMLPTAAVSGFYFGHPQAEYFGVARIGEDQVADYATRRGVDVAQATRWLRPNLD from the coding sequence ATGACCCAATCCTCCACCAGTTTCGTCAACATCGGTGAACGCACCAACGTCACCGGCTCGGCCGCGTTCAAGAAGCTCATCATGGCGGGCGACTACACCCGCGCGGTCGAGGTCGCGCGGCAGCAGGTGGAGAACGGCGCGCAGGTCGTCGACGTCAACATGGACGAAGGCCTGCTCGATTCCGAAGAGGCGATGGTTACGTTCCTGAAGCTGATCGCCGCCGAACCCGACATCGCGCGCGTGCCGTTCATGATCGACAGTTCTAAGTGGAGCGTGATCGAGGCGGGGCTGAAATGCGTCAGCGGCAAGCCGATCGTCAATTCGATCAGCATGAAGGAGGGGGAGGACGCCTTCCTCCACCACGCGCGGCTGTGCATGGCCTATGGCGCGGCGGTCGTTGTGATGGCGTTCGACGAGGTGGGGCAGGCGGACACCCGCGAACGGAAAGTCGAAATCTGCGCGCGCGCCTATGACCTGCTGACCGGCATCGGCTTCCCGCCCGAGGACATCATCTTCGATCCCAACATCTTCGCGGTCGCGACGGGGATCGAGGAGCATAACAATTACGCGGTCGATTTCATCGAGGCGTGCAAGGACATCAAGGCGCGATTGCCGCACGTCCATATTTCCGGCGGCCTCTCGAACCTCAGCTTCAGCTTCCGCGGCAACGAACCGGTGCGGAAAGCCATGCACAGCGTGTTCCTGTACCACGCGATCCCCGCGGGGCTGGACATGGCGATCGTCAACGCGGGCCAGCTTGACGTGTACGATACGATCGACCCCGAATTGCGCATCGCGTGCGAGGACGTGGTGCTCAACCGTGATCCCGAGGCGGGCGACCGGCTGGTCGCGCTCGCCGAAGAGTATCGCGGGACCGATGCGGTGGCGGAGAAGGCTGCGGCCGAATGGCGCAGCCTGGATGTCGGCAAACGGCTGGAATATGCGCTGGTCAAGGGCATCGATGCGCACGTCGTCGAGGATACCGAGGAATGCCGTCTGCTCTACGCGCGCCCGATCGAGGTGATCGAAGGCCCGCTGATGGACGGGATGAACGTCGTCGGCGACCTGTTCGGCAGCGGCAAGATGTTCCTGCCGCAGGTCGTCAAATCCGCGCGCGTGATGAAGAAGGCGGTCGCGCACCTGCTGCCCTTCATCGAGGCGTCGAAAGAGCCGGGCGCGAAGGGCAAGGGCAAGATCGTGATGGCGACCGTGAAGGGCGACGTCCACGATATCGGCAAGAACATCGTCGGCGTCGTCCTGCAGTGCAACGGCTTCGACGTGGTCGACCTGGGCGTGATGGTGCCGTGGTCGAAGATACTGGAGGCGGCGAACGAGAATGACGCCGACATGATCGGGCTGTCGGGACTCATCACGCCGTCGCTGGACGAGATGGTGACGGTCGCGGAAGAGATGAAGCGCGCGGGCATGACGATGCCGCTGCTGATCGGCGGCGCAACGACGTCGAAGGTGCATACCGCGCTGCGCATTTCGCCCGCTTATGACGGGCCGATCGTGCATGTGCTCGACGCGAGCCGCGCGGTCGGCGTGGCGACGACATTGGTCAGCGACACCGGGCGCGACGCCTATGTCGCGGGGATCGCCGACGATTACGAAAAGGTCCGCGTCGCGCGTGCGAACAAGGGCCAGAACGACCTGCTACCGCTGGCCAAGGCGCGCGCGAACCCGTTCGTCGCCGACATGGCGCTGAAGCCGCCCGCGCCGTTGAAGCCCGGCGTGCACGTCTTCCGCGACTGGGATCTCAGCGACCTGCGCGAGCTGATCGACTGGACCCCGTTCTTCCGCGCGTGGGAACTGGCCGGCAATTATCCCGCGATCCTCGACGATGCGGTCGTCGGCGAAAGCGCGACGTCGCTGTTCGCCGACGCGACCGCGATGCTCGACCGGATCGTCGCCGAGAAATGGCTGACCGCCCGCGGCGTCGCGGGGCTGTGGAGTTGCGCGCGGCACGACGACGACGTGATCGTCGACCTGCAGGGCGACTTCAACGCGGAGGAACTGCGCGGGCTCGATCACCTCAATCTGGTCGAGGGCACCGACGTCATCCGCCTGCCGTTCCTGCGCCAGCAGATCGCCAAGCGCGAAGGCCGCGCGAACATGTGTCTCGCCGATTTCGTCGACCCGAAGGGCGACTGGATCGGCGGATTCGCAGTGTCGATCCACGGCATCGAACCGCATCTGGCGCGGTTCAAGGCGGGAATCGACGATTACAGCGACATCCTGCTGAAGGCGCTGGCCGACCGCCTGGCCGAGGCCTTCGCCGAACGCCTGCACCAGCACGTCCGGCAGGAACTATGGGGCTATGCCCCCGACGAACAACTGACCAACGAAGCGCTGATCCGCGAGCAATATCGCGGCATCCGCCCCGCGCCGGGCTATCCCGCGTGTCCCGAGCACAGTTTAAAGACCCAGTTGTTCGAAATGCTCGACGCGCACCACGCCACCGGCGCGACGCTGACCGAAAGCTTCGCGATGCTCCCGACCGCGGCGGTCAGCGGCTTCTACTTCGGACATCCGCAGGCCGAATATTTCGGTGTCGCGCGCATCGGCGAGGATCAGGTGGCGGACTATGCCACGCGGCGCGGCGTGGATGTGGCGCAGGCGACGCGGTGGTTGCGGCCCAATCTGGACTAA
- a CDS encoding aldo/keto reductase has product MTNRRLGSTDLEIAPLVLGGNVFGWTADRDASFAVLDAFVAGGGTMIDTADVYSAWVPGHKGGESETMIGEWLKVSGQRDAVQIATKVGMLPGEGGEKLAPARIAAACEASLKRLGTDRIDLYFAHQDDDDTPQDAALEAFGRLVDAGKVRVIGASNFHAARLKSANDAAKAAGMPRYHVLQPEYNLVSRHKFEGELQDYCVIENIGVVPYYGLASGFLTGKYRTRDDLSKSVRGGRMGDLLEGEGKAVLDAMDSVAAETGATLAQIALAWLIAQPGVTAPIASATSAKQIEELLPAMTLDLSDDQLARLTDAGA; this is encoded by the coding sequence ATGACCAACCGCCGCCTGGGTTCGACCGACCTCGAAATCGCACCTTTGGTGCTGGGCGGCAACGTGTTCGGCTGGACCGCCGACCGCGACGCAAGTTTCGCCGTGCTGGACGCGTTCGTGGCGGGCGGCGGGACGATGATCGACACCGCCGACGTCTATTCGGCGTGGGTGCCAGGACATAAGGGCGGCGAATCTGAGACGATGATCGGCGAATGGCTGAAGGTCAGCGGCCAACGCGATGCGGTCCAGATCGCGACCAAGGTTGGAATGCTGCCGGGCGAAGGCGGCGAGAAGCTCGCGCCCGCGCGGATCGCCGCAGCGTGCGAGGCTTCGCTGAAGCGGCTGGGCACCGACCGGATCGACCTGTATTTCGCGCACCAAGACGATGACGATACGCCGCAGGACGCCGCGTTGGAAGCGTTCGGCCGGTTGGTCGACGCGGGCAAGGTGCGCGTGATCGGCGCGTCCAATTTCCACGCCGCACGGCTGAAATCGGCCAACGACGCGGCGAAGGCTGCCGGCATGCCGCGCTATCACGTGCTCCAGCCCGAATATAATCTGGTCAGCCGCCACAAGTTCGAGGGTGAATTGCAGGATTATTGCGTCATCGAAAACATCGGCGTCGTGCCCTATTACGGACTCGCCTCGGGCTTCCTGACCGGCAAGTACCGCACGCGCGACGATCTTTCGAAGAGCGTCCGCGGCGGCCGGATGGGCGATTTGCTGGAGGGCGAGGGCAAGGCGGTACTGGACGCGATGGACAGCGTGGCCGCCGAAACCGGTGCGACGCTGGCGCAGATCGCGCTGGCGTGGCTGATCGCGCAACCCGGCGTCACCGCGCCGATCGCCAGCGCCACCAGCGCGAAACAGATCGAGGAACTGTTGCCCGCAATGACGCTCGACCTGAGCGACGATCAACTGGCGCGGTTGACCGACGCGGGGGCTTAG
- a CDS encoding homocysteine S-methyltransferase family protein — MTARERLNAEATKRILITDGAFGTEIQNWKLAEADYAGDLGLSHDQKGNNDILALTRPEVPEAITRAYLEAGSDIVSTNTFSANVISQADYGAEALVADINIASAQIARRLADEYAAKDGRPRFVAGAIGPTNKTLSLSPDVNDPGFREITFDYLKDVYRQQTDALVAGGVDFILIETVFDTLNAKAGVMAAIEAANDLGRDLPIMLSMTLTDLSGRNLSGHTVEAFWHAVRHAKPVTIGLNCSFGAEQLRPHVKVLSDICDTLIMIYPNAGLPNELGEYDEMPDTTAGLVGEWADAHQVNVLGGCCGSTPAHIAAMAARVKGVAPRQVVTPAVRTRLAGLEPFTMAA; from the coding sequence ATGACAGCACGCGAACGACTGAACGCCGAAGCCACGAAGCGCATCCTGATCACCGATGGCGCGTTCGGGACCGAGATTCAGAACTGGAAGCTGGCCGAGGCCGACTATGCCGGCGATCTGGGCCTCAGCCACGATCAGAAGGGTAACAACGACATCCTAGCGCTGACCAGGCCCGAGGTGCCCGAGGCGATCACGCGCGCGTATCTGGAGGCGGGGTCGGACATCGTGTCGACCAACACGTTCAGCGCCAACGTCATCAGCCAGGCCGATTACGGGGCGGAAGCCCTGGTCGCGGACATCAACATCGCCTCCGCGCAGATCGCCCGACGCTTGGCGGATGAATATGCGGCGAAGGACGGCCGTCCGCGCTTCGTCGCAGGGGCGATCGGGCCGACCAACAAGACGTTGTCGCTGTCACCCGACGTCAACGATCCGGGTTTTCGCGAGATCACGTTCGACTATTTGAAGGACGTGTACCGCCAGCAGACTGACGCGTTGGTCGCGGGCGGGGTGGACTTCATCCTGATCGAGACGGTGTTCGACACGCTGAACGCGAAGGCGGGCGTGATGGCCGCGATCGAGGCGGCGAACGACCTGGGCCGCGACCTGCCGATCATGCTGTCGATGACGCTGACCGATCTGTCGGGGCGCAATTTGTCTGGCCACACGGTGGAGGCGTTCTGGCATGCGGTGCGGCACGCGAAGCCGGTGACGATCGGGCTGAACTGTTCGTTCGGCGCGGAACAGCTCCGTCCGCACGTGAAGGTGCTGAGCGATATCTGCGACACGCTCATCATGATCTATCCCAATGCCGGTCTGCCCAACGAGCTAGGTGAATATGACGAGATGCCGGATACGACCGCGGGGCTGGTCGGCGAATGGGCCGATGCGCATCAGGTCAACGTGCTCGGCGGCTGCTGCGGGTCAACGCCCGCGCATATCGCGGCGATGGCGGCGCGGGTGAAGGGCGTGGCGCCACGGCAGGTGGTGACGCCCGCGGTGCGCACGCGGTTGGCCGGGCTGGAACCGTTCACGATGGCGGCGTGA
- a CDS encoding flavodoxin family protein, producing MPIKAIAINCTLKAKGESSTDAMIAVLEKAFAKVGVEVTETIRIAEHDVKPGVTSDEGDGDAWPAIRKKILAHDILIFGGPIWMGQLGSIGKRVLERMDAFLDETDDEGRMPSYGKVAVAAIVGNEDGAHWSSAQIFQSLNDTGWTIPPVAACYWVGEAMGSVDFKDLEKTPEKVTKTASMVATNAAHLAKLLKAEPLPGAG from the coding sequence ATGCCGATCAAGGCGATCGCAATCAATTGCACGCTCAAGGCCAAGGGCGAATCATCGACCGACGCGATGATCGCCGTGCTGGAAAAGGCCTTCGCCAAGGTCGGCGTCGAGGTCACCGAAACGATCCGCATTGCCGAACACGATGTAAAGCCCGGCGTCACCAGCGACGAAGGCGACGGCGACGCGTGGCCCGCGATCCGCAAGAAAATCCTCGCCCACGACATATTGATCTTCGGCGGCCCGATCTGGATGGGGCAACTCGGCAGCATCGGCAAACGCGTGCTGGAACGGATGGACGCGTTCCTCGACGAAACCGACGACGAAGGCCGGATGCCGAGCTACGGCAAGGTCGCGGTCGCCGCGATCGTCGGCAACGAGGACGGCGCGCACTGGTCCTCGGCGCAGATATTTCAGTCACTTAACGACACGGGTTGGACGATCCCGCCGGTCGCCGCGTGTTACTGGGTCGGTGAGGCGATGGGGTCGGTCGATTTCAAGGATTTGGAGAAGACGCCAGAGAAAGTGACGAAGACCGCGAGCATGGTCGCGACGAACGCGGCGCATCTGGCGAAATTGCTCAAGGCGGAGCCGTTGCCGGGCGCGGGGTGA